The following are encoded together in the Candidatus Neomarinimicrobiota bacterium genome:
- a CDS encoding SusC/RagA family TonB-linked outer membrane protein, with protein MKAPKLLLTTLLLLTFFNFAAGADRTVTGNISVAETGGPLPGTQILIKGTFTGTITDNDGNYVINIPVDEVTFIVTFIGFKTQEITLAPGVTSLDIEMEEDVLKTSGVVVTGLASTVKKRNLAHSVATISADELVPAPAQTLGGALAGKFAGINVSQNTGAPGGGISVNLRGVSTLVGATQPLYVIDGVIINNAANLAGLMDLITAAASAGSPNPQGQPVNRIADINPNDIANIEVLKGASAAAIYGSKAAGGVIIITTKSGGTGKTRIDVSQQFGFSTILNKIGAREFNAREAYGNNGATGLGFFGVSNGFLNSSGFTRLDSINGTEGGLSGSDAARFEVILDSLTAAVPGRFIDYEDELYGETGMLWETTVSARGGTNKTQFYVSGMYKNDEGIVKNTGYKKYSAKINVKHRFSEKTKLDVYTSLIRSESDRAITGNDNTNTTFGFSLAFTPSYVDIRKCSAADVAAADVNDNSTRTGCFGLLAGDYPVNPFNPSNPLHTRDVLTNNEIVYRSILSTKLTHSLFRKANQNLDFIVLAGIDFYSQENKAFSPPDLQFERVSDTPGSSILGEAESINTNLSLNLVHKYVTPSNTSYNTTFGFQFENIENNNLVVWATNLIPTQTNVDQASKVISFQQITRQRERGFFIQQEVNFNDVIYVSGGLRGDRSSTIGDTDKFFMFPKGALSYRLNDALKLRTAYGVTGNLPIANSKFTLLDPISIGGNSGLINEGTRGSADIKPERTREIELGLDWTGLDEKATLDATYFTQNITDLLLTAGF; from the coding sequence ATGAAAGCACCAAAGTTATTACTAACTACGCTTCTGTTGCTGACGTTCTTCAATTTCGCAGCCGGAGCCGACCGTACAGTAACGGGCAATATTTCAGTTGCTGAAACCGGAGGTCCTCTTCCGGGCACGCAGATACTAATCAAAGGCACCTTCACCGGAACTATAACGGATAATGACGGGAACTACGTCATCAACATTCCTGTTGATGAGGTAACATTTATAGTCACGTTCATCGGTTTTAAGACGCAGGAAATTACCTTAGCGCCGGGAGTCACATCCCTCGACATAGAGATGGAAGAAGACGTTCTAAAGACCTCCGGAGTCGTGGTGACAGGACTGGCATCGACTGTAAAGAAACGTAACCTGGCTCATTCGGTAGCAACAATTTCAGCGGATGAACTGGTACCTGCGCCTGCCCAAACACTTGGCGGAGCTCTTGCGGGAAAATTCGCGGGTATTAACGTCAGCCAGAACACCGGCGCACCGGGTGGTGGTATAAGCGTAAACCTACGTGGTGTTTCAACGCTTGTCGGCGCAACACAACCGCTATATGTTATCGACGGTGTGATTATCAATAATGCCGCAAACCTCGCAGGCTTGATGGATCTCATAACTGCAGCAGCAAGCGCCGGCAGCCCGAATCCGCAAGGTCAGCCTGTTAATAGAATTGCCGATATTAATCCTAATGACATCGCCAATATAGAAGTACTCAAAGGCGCAAGCGCAGCTGCAATTTACGGCTCGAAGGCAGCCGGCGGTGTAATTATTATCACTACAAAGAGCGGTGGAACCGGAAAAACACGCATTGATGTTTCTCAGCAGTTTGGTTTCAGTACAATCCTGAACAAAATAGGCGCACGTGAATTTAACGCACGAGAAGCATACGGAAACAACGGTGCGACAGGGTTGGGTTTTTTCGGCGTCAGCAACGGTTTTCTGAACTCTTCCGGGTTTACCCGGTTAGATTCAATTAACGGTACAGAAGGTGGTTTGAGCGGATCAGATGCTGCTCGATTTGAGGTCATACTTGATTCATTAACCGCTGCTGTACCCGGAAGATTCATCGACTATGAAGACGAGCTGTATGGAGAAACAGGCATGCTTTGGGAAACCACTGTGAGCGCAAGAGGTGGAACCAACAAAACTCAATTCTACGTTTCCGGCATGTACAAAAACGATGAAGGTATCGTTAAAAACACAGGATACAAAAAGTATTCGGCGAAAATCAACGTTAAGCACAGATTCAGTGAAAAGACCAAATTAGATGTTTACACAAGTCTTATCAGGTCAGAATCAGATCGTGCCATTACAGGAAACGATAATACCAATACCACATTCGGATTTTCTCTCGCATTTACTCCCAGCTATGTGGACATAAGAAAATGCTCAGCTGCGGATGTCGCAGCTGCGGATGTTAACGACAACTCGACCAGAACTGGATGCTTCGGTCTTCTTGCAGGGGATTATCCGGTTAATCCGTTTAATCCGTCAAATCCGCTTCACACAAGAGATGTCCTTACCAACAATGAGATAGTATATCGTTCTATCCTTTCAACGAAACTCACACACAGCCTCTTTAGAAAAGCCAATCAAAATCTCGATTTTATTGTGCTGGCCGGCATTGATTTCTACTCGCAGGAGAATAAAGCATTTTCTCCTCCCGATCTGCAATTTGAACGAGTAAGTGACACACCGGGTTCATCAATTCTCGGTGAGGCAGAGAGCATTAACACGAACTTGTCTTTGAATTTAGTCCATAAATACGTCACGCCCTCGAATACTTCCTATAATACCACATTCGGTTTTCAGTTTGAAAACATTGAGAACAATAATTTGGTGGTATGGGCGACGAACTTGATACCAACGCAGACGAACGTTGACCAAGCCTCCAAGGTAATTTCTTTTCAGCAGATTACCCGCCAACGTGAACGCGGCTTTTTTATACAGCAAGAGGTCAACTTTAATGACGTGATCTATGTTTCCGGCGGACTACGTGGTGATCGAAGCAGTACTATAGGCGACACAGATAAGTTCTTTATGTTTCCAAAAGGAGCCTTGTCATATCGTCTTAATGATGCTTTAAAATTACGTACAGCATATGGTGTAACAGGAAACTTGCCTATTGCTAATTCGAAATTCACCCTCCTTGATCCAATCAGCATAGGGGGAAACTCCGGACTAATTAATGAGGGTACGAGAGGTTCTGCTGATATAAAACCCGAACGAACCCGGGAAATAGAATTGGGGCTTGATTGGACCGGATTAGATGAAAAGGCGACGCTTGACGCCACATATTTCACTCAAAACATCACCGATCTGCTTTTGACTGCTGGCTTTC